In Vicia villosa cultivar HV-30 ecotype Madison, WI linkage group LG7, Vvil1.0, whole genome shotgun sequence, the DNA window attaattatgttttagaaaatataattaaaacatcTCCATCGCGTGCCCCATATGTTGTCCCATATTTTCTTTATGTGTTGGAGCTCTCTGTTTCTCTGTCTTCATCAtccctttttattttcttttattttttgtccCTTCCTCGAGTAACTATAAACTAGTGTTacttaacatttaaaaaaaaaatactcttcAAAAGACAGGAAAAAATATGGTAAGCTAAAATAAATGCGATGATATAGATTTATATGATCACAAAGTTGGGTACCTAATTTGGTTTTGTCCATTAATAAAACTGACCAACATTCCAACGATAGCTAACTATGATGTATACCTGATTTTGAGGACAAAGTTATATGAACATCAGAGTTTATTGCTCACTGTTCATTTTTGACAAATTAACAATACTATGAGACTATGAGTAACAGATTATTGAGAAAAGAATAAGAAAAGATGGTGTGGTGGATGACAGTAGAAAGAGTTCTTTAGGGTAAACCACTCTTTAATATACTAATGTTTGTTTTGTCAAGCATATTAATTTGACTTACCGCTTGGGCTACTCACACTGTCAAATAGTTATGTCTAACAATATGAATTAtttggtttatatatatatatatatatatatatatatatatatatatatatatatatatatatatatatatatatatatatatatatatatatatatatatatatatatatatatatatatatatatgaaattttgtttttatttattagaaTTTGGTTTAAACCATCCTTAAAATCAATTTGTAGCTAACACTCTTTTCATCTTATTAAAGTTTAATTTAATGGTGAACACTTCATTATCCTTGAGTTTAGTTGAATATCACTCCTCTTAATCAATTAGACACTATGATTCAATGACAcgtcactttttattttattttatttttaaagtaaattaaaattttaacacaAATTACACTAAAGGTAACGGTATTCAATTAAATGTATGGGTATCAAAAAAATTTACCTTAATTCATTCTTACAAAATTTATGTGACATTTTATATAAACTATTTTaggtttaatatatattttaattttttaatttaatttaatattttgctttagtttcttaattaaaaaatattacatgttagtcttttaacttttctttttttattttatttgatctcTTCCgtcattttttagaaaaaaaaaatgttaaattctgGTGTCGTGTGATTCAGCATTTATACTATAAAGTaaagtttttatttaatatagttCTATTGTAATCATCTTAATAATACATATTTAAGTGAAAATCCTACTTCACATTTGGATTTTGAGCCCTGTTGTACATCTACGTCTCACTATAACTTCAagttttttttaccaaaaattgATGGAAGAAATCAAATAAGATAATCGAAGTGAAGTTAAGGGGTTAACTTATAACATTTTGTAGTTAAGGAAATAAAATAGAACATTAAATTAATATTAGAGACATGTGCACTAAATATACCACTAtttaaaaattctatttttaattaatatggaATTTctcaatattattttaaaaaactctTAACTAAATTTTCCCTAAACTCCTTTTGTTACCTTAATTattgtaaattttatttttggtcaCTTAAATtacttttattctattttaacTCATAAAAGTATTAGACATttgaatatattaaatttttatgttttattttagtcctttcaattatattatatattaaacaaTAAATACTTTTTATATAACATTACATTTTAGTGATTATGAATCTCACTTATAAAAATGAAGAATTAACCATAGAAAATATATGATGGACTAAACCAAAATGATAAGCatctaaaatttgtaacaaaaaacCAATATAAAAAGAGAGGGAGAGGAAAAAACTTACATAAAGAATTGAAATTCTATTTTAACAATAATACCTAAAACTTACATAAAGAATTAAAATTCTATttgcattatttttaataatattccaaTTAATTCTTGGAAATATCAAcacttatattaaaaaaataattaagatatCCAATCCCAAAATCCTAGTAATTGTAAAATGAGTCATTATTACCTTGATAAACTGAAAATAAAGTCAATGATTAAGGtcttaattaatcaaattaaattcaaTAAGTCTCTAATATTTAAGCCCAATATTTATGACTTTTCTCTCTCTCAAGCACACTCACATATTACATATGCACACAAACCCCACCAACTCTACTCAAGAGTTACTGATCTTTGATGCTTAAAGTGTTCTACCCTTGTacttttctctttcattttccttttctttgaatAACAATGATCACAGTACTTTCACAGTTCTCATGTCTTCAAACTTTACTTCAGAAAAAATTGATGAAACATTGGTGTTCAAAAACTTAGGTTTATGTTTTACTGTCACATGCATTCATGTTTTGTTTCATATGATTCTGTTTCTACTGAAGTTACTTCAATTTGTTCTGTCGTTGGATTTTTTTTGTGAAAGCTGAGAGGTTTTTTCAGTTGATCTAGCTTTCATTGAGCAGAAAATGGAACTGTTGCTAATTTTGATGCTATTTAAGGTGCATTTTGTCTTCAGTGCTCAACAGGTTCATGAATATTCAGGTATGAATGAGTGTGTTTTGAGTTCTTAATTTATTGATGAAAAATGAATTGTTGTTCCTAATTCATATATTTGGGATATTTGCTGGTTCAATAGTTTTTGGATATTTATAGTGTATAATGATATGGGTTTATGTGATGATTTTCTCTCTTTTAAGGTTAATGTTAGTGTAATGTAGATGTtaatttatttcatttctttcattttgtGCAGTTTGATATGAAACATTTCACAGTATTGAACAATTATGATTAATTTCTAGATTTTAAATTACTCTTTTAGATAATATTTGAAGTGAACATTGGATCAAGATCAAAGATCTAGTTGGTTTGCTCCAATGCTGTCAATGGCAGAAACATTTTGTTCAAATTCTGCTAAAGTTGTTATAGCTGCCATTCCACAACACTTTGTACTAAATCGCTTATAAAATTTATCGTTTACACTTGCAGACTCCAACCTACTACATTTCAGGTTCAGTGGTCATTTAAGTATTGCAGTCCCACCAACAGTGGCATCTTCTTATGTTCCTTCAAGTATTGCACAACCACCTGCCAAGTCATTGTCGGGCGTTCCTGCAAGTATTGCATTTCCACCTTCCAAGTCAAATGTCAGAGCTCCTACAAAGAAACCGAAACATGGTTCTTTGGATTCTCCAATATCACATCATAAACATCACTATACCGGAAAAAAGAACCGCAATCCAGCTCTAGGACCGATCTCCACAATCCAAGCGCCTGCTTACAACAGTCAAGGTTTGATTTTCTGACCGAAAGTGCTTATATAAAGTTATTACACGACTTTTACACTGAAATTGTCTTGAATACATAGGTCCTTCATACCTTAAACCACATCCTCCTTTCTCTTCACCAAACACCAAGTTTATCCATGCACCTGTGCCTGCACCTGCACCATCACCAGCATTTCGATCAGGCCATCTAAATGGTATATATCCTTATTTATATCACTGCTTTAAATTTTATTCTTTCATTTCACTTACCTTTTCTTTTAAATATCACCTGACTATTTGTTAACTCTTTGTTCATCAATCATCAGTTCCGTCTCTTCCACCTAGAATTTCACCTATAGGTTCATCCTTGAACAAGATTAAGACTCCACCGCCAGCATATGCGTTGGTTCTTCCCCCTCCACCTCCTAATAAAGGTATTCTAAACTTAATCCTGTATATATATTAGCTCAAAGTATCGTTTAAGTTACATGTGTTCGTTCTTttacaatcatttcaataaaccTATCTGATGTTGATCTTCCTGCAGATTGCTTATCCGTTACTTGCTCAGAGCCGCTGACATACACACCTCCTGGATCACCTTGTGGTTGTGTATGGCCACTTCAAGTTAAAATCCGTGTCAGCATTGCAACATACAAGTGTTTTCCTCTGGTTTCAAAACTAGCTTATGAAATTGCAGCGAGTGCTATGCTGAACCATACGCAAGTTCGTATCGTGGGAGCTGATGCAGCTAATCAACAACTAGAGAAAACCGATATTATCATTAACATGGTACCAAAAGGAGTAAAATTTGATGATACCGTGGCATTATTAATATACAAGAAATTCTGGCACAAGGAGATTCTAATAGATGGTTCCCTCTTCGGTGCTTATGAAGTACTCTATGTTCATTATCCAGGTTATACATTGATTACAATTTTGTTAAGATTATTTATGATATCTAGTGAATTTATATTGTATGCTTGGTTTCATTAGTTGGCATCTCTCTAGATTCATACTTTTGGATAATGCATGCATGCAGGTCTTCCACCTTCACCACCTTCAAATCCCTCGGGTGTTTCTAGTATAGACGATGGGCCGAATCAAGGTCATGACAATAATGGAATGATGATGAAACCTTTAGGAGTagctataccaaagaaaaaggaagaaggGAGCAACGGAAGAATGGTTTTTATAATTGTGCTGTCATCAGTTACCGCTTTTGTACTAGTCCTTGGACTTGCTTGGCTTTGTCTGTTGAAATACAGTTCTTGTATTCATCAACATGAAAAAGCTTCAGATAACTTAATGTCATCCTCTTCAAAACACTTAAGTAAGTCCAATTACTGATTCAGCTAAAGCTTTATTGATTCTTTGAGCATCATAAAAATGGAATCATTATCAAAGGATGTTATTTTATAGAATTTAATTTGAATGTGGCAGGGGCTGCCGGGCCATTAAATCATGGGATTGTGTCAGGATCTGGATCACGTTCCTTCGGTTCGGGAACAATAGCATTTATAAGATCTGCCAAGAATTTTTCCTTGATTGACTTAGAGAAAGCAACAAATAACTTTGACTCTTCTAGAATATTAGGAGAAGGTGGCTTCGGACTTGTTTACAAAGGTATTATGAATGATGGGAGGGACGTAGCAGTAAAGGTTCTCAAAAGAGATGATCAGCGTGGTGGCCGTGAATTCTTGGCAGAAGTTGAGATGCTTGGCCGCCTACACCATAGAAATTTAGTTAAACTGATAGGTATATGCATAGAGAAAAGGACTCGTTGCCTAGTGTATGAACTTGTCCCTAATGGAAGTGTGGAATCTCATTTGCATGGTAAGAAAAAGCACTCTTCGATAATTTCACCAATACTTATGTAAAAGCCAATGGTTGGTAATCTCTATTTTACCAGGTGCTGATAAGGAAAGTGATCCATTGGATTGGAGTGCCCGGATGAAGATTGCTCTTGGTGCAGCTCGAGGATTGGCTTATCTGCATGAAGATTCCAATCCGTATGTCATACACCGGGATTTCAAGTCCAGTAACATCTTATTGGAACATGATTTTACACCCAAGGTTTCGGATTTTGGATTGGCTAGAACAGCACTGGAAGAGGGAAACAAGCACATCTCCACTCATGTCATGGGTACATTCGGGTAATAATCCCTTGATCGCACTTTCCTTTCATGTATTGTTGATAATTTTGACGAACTCCATGATTAAAAATCATGTGTTTTGTGcttgtgttttttatgtgttTACTTTTGAACTAGGGTTGCTGCTCTAAAAGCATATGAATCGTTTTATTAGAGTTCTTAACAACAATTCCTCAGATTGTAAACTGAATTCATCTCATTGATATCTTTCTTTTGCAGGTACTTAGCTCCTGAATACGCAATGACTGGCCATCTTCTCGTCAAAAGTGATGTTTACAGTTACGGAGTTGTGCTCCTTGAGCTCCTAACCGGTAGAAAGCCTGTCGATTTGTTACAACCGCCAGGTCAAGAAAATCTCGTGACTTGGGTCCGTCCACTTCTCACAAGTAACGAAGGTTTGCAAACAATCATAGACCCAGATGTAAAGCCAAATGTGTCTATCGATACAGTGGTAAAAGTTGCAGCAATCGCATCCATGTGTGTGCAACCAGAAGTATCTCAGCGACCTTTCATGGGAGAAGTTGTTCAAGCCTTGCAGCTTGTATGCAGTGAGTTTGAAGAAACAAACTATATAAAAGCAAGTAACTTTCACGAAGACGGTCTTACAATAACTAAGTTGGAAGGGAAGTTTTTTGAGGTTTCAGATGAGAGAGTGGAGTTTTCGGAGAGTCAAAAATCACTTTATGGCTATCAATCTGGTGAAGAAAATGTAAGATTATCAGCTTCAGAGCTGCTTAGTACTTCAGGCCGGGAATTTGAGTCATTCAGGAGGAAATCAACTTCGGGGCCTATTACCACCGAGAAGAAAAGACATTTCTGGCAAAATTTGAGAGGTTTGTCTAAAGGTAGCACAAGCGATCATGGATTTTCAAATAAACTATGGCCTGGATCCCATTAAGCTTTCGCCACTTCTTAAAACAAATCATGATGTTTATCTTTCTTCTTGttataaaaaaatggattttttttcatGCTCAACACCAATAAACTTGTGTCCTTGTATAAGCTATTTTGTGTTACCATTGAAATAGAAACTTGAGGTGTATCATGTATTTTCTCATCTCCTGAAGTAATATAGTCAGATATGAAACACTATCACATGCAGTTTATTAAAGCCAAGCGATTATATAAGAACTTTATCTTGAATTTCAGTGCActtcaacaatatttttttagCTATAATTACAGAAAAAGTAAATCACTTAATTGTTGAGTGAATACTTAATTCTCTGGAAAATCAGGAAGCATAGACAAATTTGTTCAAAGGAGTTTAGTTATGTACACCGTAGCACCGACATGACACTGACACTtattattacatttaatttattcattttttcaaattattattgatGTCGACGTATCAGTGCGATGTCTTGTCTTGTGTCGTGTACCTAATACTACATAATGCAGATATATTAAATTGGTAATGAAAATAAACAACTTCTATTGTGATTCTGTGTAGTTATACATTCTGGTTCTTATgccttttttataaattaaagaaaaatcaatttaCTAACCAAAAATGACTATTATTTTCTCTTGAAATAGAAGCTAAAATACTTCACCAAAGTAACTTATTCCTCCTCAAAACCAAGACTTTCttgattattaataataattttttctagAAATTACAACAAATAAACTACATCCATTTCCAATCCTACAGccaattgttttttgttttgtttttgtttttgatgtGCAATAGTTTTCTTATCTTCATATTACACACATTTGTTTGTTTCTATAACACTTGAAGTGAATCTTCACACTGCACTTCATTTCATCCTTATATACCAGCCAATTTTCCCAACCTATCtctcaatatcttcactcccatGTACCTGTCACAAACATAAACAGAATATACTTAGCACTATTTTACGATAGCACGTGTTTATCAGTGTCACGAATATGATTCATGTATGCATACGTAGCACGTACCTTCCCATCATCATTACAGTGGCTTGAGGATTTGTTCCCGGTGATTCAGTAAACGTCGAACCATCGACAACTCGAAGtctatcaacatcaagaaccttaTAATCAGGACTAACTACCTTCCCGACATGACATCCACCGTGATAATGCCAAATCGTGATTATAGTGTCTTTGCAGAACTGCTCTAGGGATGTTGTGTCATTGGCATTTTTCGGTATGAAGTTGACATTAGCCTTCACACTAAGGTTAAGAAGTTTCTCGGCGGTTTTTTTCTTACACATTGTGTAGTTTGTGAAGTGTTCCGACTGGATTACTTTTAGTGCCATTCTGATCCCGTCGACGCAGCGTTTCAGATCGCGCGGATGACTGAAGTAGTTGAAGGTAATAGAAGGATTGTCATTCACATTGGTGTTGATCAACTTGAGCTCGCCTACGGACCAAGCACTGCCGACTTTTGACAAGACAAAGCCTCCCTTGAATGCTTCGACCGGTATGTCTCTCTTGTTCTTCGCGTAAGCTTGAATAGCTTCTATTGATCTTTGCTTCGGAGGAATTGTCGAAAGTTGTCCAATCTGGTTTATCAttgaaaaaatgaaatattaCTTTACTTCTTGCTAGTTTCAATTTTCTGTTTTCATTCTTAAGTACGAAAGTCTTATTGTTTTCACTTTATTTCTCGATTTTAAAGATTTGTATAGGAAACATATGAAACAACTACAAATCATTGAAATCGAGAAACAAAGTGAAAACGGAAACCTTATTGCATACCTCAGCGGACATGATACCGTGATGGCAGTGAATGCTGCTGTTGGACTGACTGAATCCGCTACTAGCCTCAATGTATATACCTTTCTTGGTGATACCTACGGTTTGAATGAGTGATTGATGAACTGGCCTATGAGAAGGAACATAAAGTGCATTCATCGGATTATCTATCATTCCCTTTCCAACGAAACGGTTGTTAAGAATCACTGAGATGTTCAAGTTTTCGAGATCATCTTTAGGCCCAATTCCACTTAGCAATAGCATTTGAGGTGAACCAATTGCTCCACTAGACAATATAACTTCACTTTGCTTATCATTTCCCAACATTGCTTCATGTTGTTTCCCATTTTCATCAGTGAAAATAACCCCTACAGCTTTTGGTCTTTTACCTGCAACAGTAGCATGTTACTTCAGTCACAAGTAACTTTCAAAGGCCTAGTTGGCCGTAATTTCGGATTCGGATTCTCTGCAATCACAATGATGATGTTATAGATACCTGTTGTATCAAAAACAATTTTTTGGACAGTGGCATGGACCAAAACGGTAAGTTTGTCCGGGTTTCCAGAAGCAAGAAGTTCAGCAGATGTGTGACGACGCCCAAATCTGTCGAAAATGGTTCCACCAACTTTTGTTCCATAAATATGATCATAAGTGAAGCCATTAAAAGGAGAGACCCCAGTGTCTATAAGGCTGTCCCTCACTGCTCTTTGAAAAGGCGAAAACTTCGGACGATGAACAATCTGCTTCTCAACCCAAGGGTATGACTCATTTACAAGCTTTGCATCCCAACCTACCTTACTTATAAACCTGCATTTCATATTCCATATAAACTTTCGAATTTAATCCGTATGCATTGTCAGAATATAAATTTCTTACAGTATTAATCAATTATAATCGTTAGATTATTTAACATAGTTGACTAATTAAATCTATCTTAAAATTCATAAATACAATTAGTTGGTTGAGAAAAGAAGGTTGATCAGTGTTCTGGCGTGTAAGGTGGGCTATAGCCAGGGGTGGCAAAACAAATCTTGTCTGCCGGTCATGTTCGTTTAACCTGCAATATTTTATGGACTGGGCCAGGATTTTAGACCCACACCTTATACTTTGTCCGCCCAACCTCGTTTTTAGGCCGGCTTTTGAGGGCGTAGGCATTAGTAGGTCGGACATGGGATTTTCTGCCACTTTTAGGCCTTGGGAGTGCATGGCCCGCTCCGCCCCATTTTTTGGCGGGATGAGTCAAGGTTTTTGGTCCGCCctgtcttttttattttaatactttcgCACGGCGAGTCTAAATTGGACGGACATGTCCATTTGCCATATATAACTATAACATTGGTCTAAAATTTTGCTATGATTAAATCGTGGTTACATAAATTCTCATTACACATTTTTCACTGTTAAATAGACTCACAAAGTTTTGTCATGGTTCTAAGTTGAGAACCACGGAACTTCATAAGTTTAAGATATATCGGGAGAAATTAATTAATAGTACTAGTATAAatgaattgataaaaaaaattaccaattaataatgaatttaattaaattttgtagTTAGAAAACTGTTACATTTAATTATAGCAATGGTTGGGACCATGCTGAAAAATAACTTGAACCATTTAATATAAAATGCTTTCTATCAACTAAACTTCTACCTGTGTTAGTTATAGCCTCTAATTAATACTAACCACTTTTAAAAATTCTAGAGAaaaaaaaggcataaaataaataaatatttagcaTTATATAACCCACTTATATAACCTAACTCTCTAAATTAAATGCAACAAAACAACTACTGGAGGTTCTTATGTCTTAATATGGACCTCTAATATCTAAAGGGCACCCTTAATGAGATTCACCAAAGTTGGAGGTTTTTTTTTCTTATGACAATGAATGTATTTTTTTCAGATCTATCTTCCTACCTAATCACTTTAAAAGGACCACAGCTAGCATTTAATTCAATTTGACAAGTCTTTCATATAAGCAAAATGCAAACACAAATGTCACCAACGTGAAAGGGAGGGTCAATATTTACTATTTTAGCCTAAACAAATAAATTTTCTAATGCATGGATCTCACCTCTATTCTAGCCTAACTACTATTTCTTTCTTAATTAAGTGGTATTTaatcattataaatattttttctaataaTTTATAGGTCGAATTTCATttcttaaaaatgaataaattagatGATGTGGGTCCGAAACTACGGCATTCAAAATCAGATGTCTCTCTATAATTATCATCTGAATTATCTAAATAGTATTAGTAGTAATAACTATACACATGCATTTATAAAGATATTTAAGAAATTTTAACAATTAATACATCTTAAGcaactttaataataataaaatattacctTAAGTAACCAAAAAAAATGTAATTTGGGtatgtatatatttattattaaacatGGAAGAATAAAACACTGACAAACACTTGACCAAAAAAATCACTGACAAAGAATTAATACATCATCATCTTCCACATACCTAGATGCAATGTATTCCtctgaaagaaaaaaattaataaaccaaAATTTTGAACTATACcatatagtttataatttataaactcacataattaaaataaacaggTCTGATAAAAcattttccactcaaattttttaCTTCATTCGAATACAAATTAATTCAATCAcgttaaatcaattcaattagtaGTTGTGCAGAGACATCAGATGCAGAGACATCAGATGCAAGGACGTGATTAAGATCAATTTTATCCGAACAAAAACTTGAAAAATCAACTAGTatgaagaattgaatttaccTTGGGCTAGCTCTAGTATAGAAACCAGCATTAATAGAAGTGCCACCACCTAAGACTCTTCCTCTTGCATTAAAAACTCCATCAGTTGAAACAAAGTACTGTGAAGCTGAAGTTGATGAAAGATCTGCCAAAGTAATATGAAAATTCTCAAGAAATGTTACATTTGGATTAGTGAATGGTACACCCCCTCTTTCAAGTAACAACACACTGAAATTCTGTGAAAGTGTTGCTGCTAAAGGACACCCTGCACCTCCTCCTCCAACTATTATATAATCATAAGCTTTGTTCAATGATGCATCTGAAGTTGATGGTACTGATGAAAATGAACTAGCTTTTTTTATATAAGGGTACTCTTGTTTTCCTGCAAATCAATCACATGCAAAAATGAAAGTAAAAGATAGATGAGAATTTAGCCTATGGTGTGAGAAAAATGTTGTGTGGTGATTGATGAGAAAGAAATGAACCTTGAGAAAGAGGTAGAAATTTGCAGTTCCAGAAGCATAGAAGAAAGAACAGTGAGAATTTAACTGTTTGAATTGAAGCCATAGGAATCTCACAGGCTTTTACAAAAATGTTTACTCACTCACTCAAGAACTTGTTTCTTCTAAATCTATAAGTGTCTTCCTCTGGTTGGTCTTGTTTTCTGTGTACATCAtataaatactttaaaaaatatgaGACCTAACTACTATAACTTAATTAGGATAGTAACATGATTAATTAGTATTAGCATGGAAGATTAGAAGACAAATATAAATTAACAACATTAACTAACTACCAGGGTGGACTACACTACAGAACTCAAAATGTCTCACAGTTAAACCGTAGTTAATTAGTATCTTATAACAGATTTGTCACGGTTAAAATGTgactaaataaattatttatttattttggcaCAGATGAACCCTGTCAAATTTATATAAGACCtccaaaaatttaaaatgattctGCTAAGGATTATATTAAGTTTCTGTATATAACTAACCTAACTACTATATTCTCAAATCGCATCTGCAATAGAATTAGATAACGAGGATCTTTTTAATATTAACGGGAGATTCTGAATTCAAATTCATTCGTAAAAACGTATGACTAGTAAATCTCTTAAAAACAAAGTTTTATTGTCTGGTATAGTTCTCGCGATTTATGAGATTAATAATCTCTGTAATTACATGTATATAGCATATGTATATACAATATTGATATTCAAAAACACTTGTAACTATAAGTGAATAAAGCATTTAATGATGAAATGAATGCTGCGGTTAGAGTCAAGTGTCTACAACCGTTCGATTTGACAGTGTATTTTCTGATGAATTTTATACAAAGACAGCTCACTCACTAGGCTATACAATGTGTAATAGTAAAGTTGTATATATTTAATATGCAACCAAAACTATACaaaattcttttattatttttctctttattatGGTTGATGTTATAAGAGAGAGCATTGTCTAGACATTGTCTATTCAACTAACCATTGTACTTGAATTAACAGCCATTAATTCCATCTTTCATTGTTCAGCA includes these proteins:
- the LOC131616265 gene encoding receptor-like serine/threonine-protein kinase ALE2, translating into MELLLILMLFKVHFVFSAQQVHEYSDSNLLHFRFSGHLSIAVPPTVASSYVPSSIAQPPAKSLSGVPASIAFPPSKSNVRAPTKKPKHGSLDSPISHHKHHYTGKKNRNPALGPISTIQAPAYNSQGPSYLKPHPPFSSPNTKFIHAPVPAPAPSPAFRSGHLNVPSLPPRISPIGSSLNKIKTPPPAYALVLPPPPPNKDCLSVTCSEPLTYTPPGSPCGCVWPLQVKIRVSIATYKCFPLVSKLAYEIAASAMLNHTQVRIVGADAANQQLEKTDIIINMVPKGVKFDDTVALLIYKKFWHKEILIDGSLFGAYEVLYVHYPGLPPSPPSNPSGVSSIDDGPNQGHDNNGMMMKPLGVAIPKKKEEGSNGRMVFIIVLSSVTAFVLVLGLAWLCLLKYSSCIHQHEKASDNLMSSSSKHLRAAGPLNHGIVSGSGSRSFGSGTIAFIRSAKNFSLIDLEKATNNFDSSRILGEGGFGLVYKGIMNDGRDVAVKVLKRDDQRGGREFLAEVEMLGRLHHRNLVKLIGICIEKRTRCLVYELVPNGSVESHLHGADKESDPLDWSARMKIALGAARGLAYLHEDSNPYVIHRDFKSSNILLEHDFTPKVSDFGLARTALEEGNKHISTHVMGTFGYLAPEYAMTGHLLVKSDVYSYGVVLLELLTGRKPVDLLQPPGQENLVTWVRPLLTSNEGLQTIIDPDVKPNVSIDTVVKVAAIASMCVQPEVSQRPFMGEVVQALQLVCSEFEETNYIKASNFHEDGLTITKLEGKFFEVSDERVEFSESQKSLYGYQSGEENVRLSASELLSTSGREFESFRRKSTSGPITTEKKRHFWQNLRGLSKGSTSDHGFSNKLWPGSH
- the LOC131616266 gene encoding protein HOTHEAD-like gives rise to the protein MASIQTVKFSLFFLLCFWNCKFLPLSQGKQEYPYIKKASSFSSVPSTSDASLNKAYDYIIVGGGGAGCPLAATLSQNFSVLLLERGGVPFTNPNVTFLENFHITLADLSSTSASQYFVSTDGVFNARGRVLGGGTSINAGFYTRASPRFISKVGWDAKLVNESYPWVEKQIVHRPKFSPFQRAVRDSLIDTGVSPFNGFTYDHIYGTKVGGTIFDRFGRRHTSAELLASGNPDKLTVLVHATVQKIVFDTTGKRPKAVGVIFTDENGKQHEAMLGNDKQSEVILSSGAIGSPQMLLLSGIGPKDDLENLNISVILNNRFVGKGMIDNPMNALYVPSHRPVHQSLIQTVGITKKGIYIEASSGFSQSNSSIHCHHGIMSAEIGQLSTIPPKQRSIEAIQAYAKNKRDIPVEAFKGGFVLSKVGSAWSVGELKLINTNVNDNPSITFNYFSHPRDLKRCVDGIRMALKVIQSEHFTNYTMCKKKTAEKLLNLSVKANVNFIPKNANDTTSLEQFCKDTIITIWHYHGGCHVGKVVSPDYKVLDVDRLRVVDGSTFTESPGTNPQATVMMMGRYMGVKILRDRLGKLAGI